Proteins encoded within one genomic window of Oncorhynchus masou masou isolate Uvic2021 chromosome 1, UVic_Omas_1.1, whole genome shotgun sequence:
- the zfand5a gene encoding AN1-type zinc finger protein 5a, with translation MEFPMAQETKPSLTPVLCNTGCGFYGNPRNNGMCSVCYKEHLNRQQSSTHGLSQLSPMGTVGSPTPDASAIQRLEASLAKVDPSAGSAADMARTIQGSLPVTQQMTEMSISREDKAEPVVTEPTASSPATGEEAKGDTPNPKKNRCFMCRKRVGLTGFDCRCGNLFCGLHRYSDKHNCPYDYKAEAAAKIRKENPVVVADKIQRI, from the exons CGATGGCCCAAGAGACTAAGCCAAGCCTGACGCCTGTGCTTTGTAACACTGGCTGTGGTTTCTATGGCAACCCCAGGAACAACGGCATGTGCTCGGTCTGCTACAAGGAGCACCTGAACCGTCAGCAGAGTAGTACCCATGGCTTGAGCCAACTTAGCCCAATGG GGACAGTTGGTAGTCCTACCCCTGATGCCTCAGCCATCCAGCGACTAGAGGCCAGTCTAGCCAAAGTAGACCCTTCAGCTGGCTCTGCTGCAGACATGGCTAG AACTATTCAAGGCTCTCTTCCAGTGACTCAACAAATGACAGAGATGAGCATCTCAAGAGAGGATAAAGCAGAGCCTG TTGTGACTGAGCCTACTGCTTCTAGCCCTGCTACTGGTGAAGAGGCTAAGGGAGACACCCCCAATCCCAAGAAGAATAGGTGCTTCATGTGCCGCAAGAGGGTGGGCCTAACAG GGTTTGATTGTCGCTGTGGGAACCTGTTCTGCGGGCTCCATCGGTACTCCGACAAACACAACTGCCCTTACGACTACAAGGCGGAGGCAGCTGCCAAGATCCGCAAGGAGAACCCTGTAGTGGTCGCCGACAAGATTCAGAGAATATAG
- the LOC135531187 gene encoding guanine deaminase-like codes for MSSNESAAGIAHVYRGTFVHATYHTAVEILEDGLLGVDTEGKIAFIGSGKEVDRLSQEWGFEAFAVTQLGQHEFFMPGMVDTHIHASQYSYAGTALDMPLLQWLNMYTFPVEACYKDLEFARNVYTHVVKRTLRNGTTTACYFATIHTDASLLLGQIANDFGQRALVGKVCMDTNNFLPHYKETPDESEGETNRFIGELLKKKYPLVRPVVTPRFAPSCSATLLGHLGEIAQNNDLHIQSHISETKEEVNLVKELFPEYDSYTDVYHRHNLLTDKTVMAHGCHLTDGELKLFRETGASIAHCPNSNISLCSGMLDVRRVLNHKVKLGLGTDVAGGYSPSMLDAVRRTMDTSKALTIQDTQYHTLTFEEVFRLATLGGSQALSLDENTGNFEVGKDFDALRVNTDAAGGPIDLINHGEGPKVLLEKFLNLGDDRNIVEVYVAGKRVVPFVERP; via the exons ATGAGCTCCAACGAATCCGCTGCGGGAATTGCGCACGTCTACAGGGGAACATTTGTGCACGCCACCTATCACACAGCCGTGGAAATTCTGGAGGATGGGCTACTGGGAGTCGACACCGAGGGAAAG ATTGCTTTCATTGGGAGTGGGAAGGAAGTGGACCGTCTGTCACAGGAGTGGGGTTTTGAGGCCTTTGCTGTTACACAGCTTGGACAGCA TGAGTTCTTCATGCCAGGGATGGTGGACACCCACATCCACGCATCTCAGTACAGCTATGCAGGCACAGCCCTTGACATGCCCCTGCTACAGTGGCTCAACATGTACACCTTCCCAGTGGAGGCCTGCTACAAAGACCTGGAGTTCGCCCGCAACGTCTACACCCATGTTGTG AAAAGAACCCTGAGAAATGGTACGACTACGGCCTGCTACTTTGCCACCATACACACCGATGCTTCTCTCCTTTTGGGCCAAATCGCAA ACGATTTTGGACAGCGTGCCCTTGTGGGCAAGGTGTGTATGGACACAAACAACTTTCTCCCACATTACAAAGAGACGCCAGACGAGTCCGAAGGGGAAACTAACAG GTTCATTGGTGAGCTCTTGAAGAAGAAG TACCCCCTTGTGAGGCCAGTGGTGACCCCGCGCTTCGCCCCGTCCTGCTCCGCCACTTTGCTGGGCCACCTGGGAGAGATCGCCCAGAACAACGACCTGCACATCCAG AGTCACATCAGTGAGACGAAGGAGGAGGTGAATCTGGTGAAGGAGCTGTTCCCAGAATATGACTCCTACACAGATGTCTACCACAGACACAACCTTCTCACAGACAAG ACGGTGATGGCTCATGGTTGTCACCTGACCGATGGAGAGCTGAAGCTGTTCAGGGAGACAGGGGCGTCCATTGCTCACTGTCCCAATTCCAACATCTC GTTGTGCAGTGGTATGCTAGATGTCCGCAGGGTTCTGAACCACAAAGTAAAGCTAGGGCTTGGCACAG ATGTGGCAGGAGGATACTCTCCTTCTATGTTGGATGCTGTGCGGAGAACAATGGACACCTCTAAAGCCTTGACCATCCAGGACACCCAGTACCACACGCTCACCTTTGAGGAGGTCTTCAGACTGGCCACACTGGGAGGCAGCCAAG CCCTGTCCCTGGATGAGAATACAGGAAACTTTGAGGTGGGGAAAGACTTCGACGCTCTGCGGGTGAACACGGATGCTGCAGGAGGACCCATTGACCTCATCAATCACGGGGAGGGGCCTAAG GTGCTCCTGGAGAAGTTCTTGAATTTGG GGGATGATCGTAATATTGTGGAGGTGTACGTGGCAGGGAAGCGAGTGGTCCCATTCGTAGAGAGACCATAG